Proteins found in one Lycium barbarum isolate Lr01 unplaced genomic scaffold, ASM1917538v2 unchr_scaffold_03, whole genome shotgun sequence genomic segment:
- the LOC132625486 gene encoding uncharacterized protein LOC132625486, with translation CFKCHGFGHRASECPNRRAFILKDTYSEDEEECEEGDEEGNHEDEHHDSEGDGVEGDDEPIVPLYVVRRTMISKAMDDPSQRENLFHSKCIINQNTSIMIIDSGSCANVASTTLVDFLKLPTTRHDNPYKLQWLNECGELKVTRRAIIKFAVGKYHDEVLCDVVPMQACHLLLGRPWQYDRSEFDDVFPTELPKGLPPLRGIEHQIDFVPGSQLPNKPAYRANPDDTKELQRQVDELLEKGVVRESMSPCAVPVILVPKKDGSWRMFVFLGFVVSSRGVEVDESKVEAIRNWPTPKSIGDVRSFHGLAGFYRRFVKGFSTIAAPLTEVIRKDKPFSWGVEQANAFETLKQMLSSAPLLQLPDFDKIFEIECDASKVGIGAVLMQDQKPIAYFSEKLKGATLNYTTYDLELYALIRALGNWQHYLWPKEFVIRTDHESLKHLKAQGKLNKRHAKWVEFLETFPYVIQYKKGKENVVADALSRKHFDGFLFKNKRLCVPMSSWRELFVREAHNGGLMGHFGIDKTLGILEEQFYWPHMRRDVAKICGQCIECRGAKSRLLPHGLYTPLPTPQQPWVDISMDFVLGLPRTKRGKDSIFVVVDRFSKMAHFIACHKVDDAPHVASLFVEHVVKLHGIPKTIVSDRDPKFLSHFWKELWGRLGTKLLFSTSCHPQTDGQTEVVNRTLGSMLRAMVKGKLTSWEDQLPLVEFAYNRVIHSTIGMSPFEVVYGFNPLTPLDLTPLDWVWVHFRKERFPNKRKTKLMPRGDGPFEVLERLNDNAYKIDLPPEYQVHNTFNVCDLSPMVVQDVDPLNLRTNSLQEGENDTTRMARFSIDYELLQGVNPLKRTCSDTTS, from the exons ggatggtgttgaaggtgatgatgagcctattgtacctctatatgtggtgcgccgaaccatgataagtaaagcaatggatgacccaagtcaacgggaaaatctcttccattccaagtgcatcattaaccaaaacactagcatcatgatcattgatagtgggagttgtgccaatgttgctagtaccacccttgttgatttcttgaaacttcccaccacccgccatgacaacccttacaaacttcaatggctcaatgaatgtggtgaattgaaggtgactagacgagctatcatcaaattcgcggttgggaagtatcatgatgaggtgttgtgtgatgttgttcccatgcaagcgtgtcatcttctacttggccgaccatggcaatatgataggtcc gaatttgatgatgtgttcccaacggaactcccaaaggggttaccacccttgaggggaattgaacaccaaattgactttgttccggggtctcaattgccaaacaagccagcttatagagctaacccggatgacactaaggagcttcaaaggcaagtggatgagctccttgaaaagggagttgtgagagaaagcatgagtccttgtgctgtgcccgtgatcttggtgccaaagaaagatggatcatggcgcatgt ttgttttcttgggatttgtcgtgagctcaaggggggttgaggttgatgaatccaaagtagaagccataagaaattggcccactccaaaatccattggagatgtaagaagctttcatggcttggctggtttctataggcgttttgttaaaggatttagtaccatagccgctcctttgaccgaggtaatccgaaaggacaaacctttttcttggggtgtggagcaagctaatgcctttgaaactttgaaacaaatgcttagctccgcaccattgttgcaattacccgactttgacaaaatatttgagattgaatgtgatgcaagcaaagtgggtattggagctgttttaatgcaagaccaaaagcccatagcctattttagtgaaaaactcaagggagcgactttgaattacactacctatgatcttgagttgtatgccttgattcgtgctttgggaaattggcaacactacttgtggcctaaagagtttgtaattcggaccgaccatgagtccttaaagcatcttaaggcccaaggtaagttaaacaaaaggcatgccaaatgggttgaattccttgaaaccttcccttatgtaatccaatacaaaaagggaaaggagaatgtagtggcggatgccctatcaaggaaacat tttgatggtttcttgttcaagaacaagcgactatgtgtgcccatgagctcttggagggagttatttgtgagagaggcacataatgggggattgatgggacattttgggattgataagactttggggattcttgaggaacaattttattggcctcatatgcggagggatgtggctaagatttgtggccaatgcattgaatgtcgcggcgccaagtctagactccttccccatggtttgtatacccctctccccacccctcaacaaccttgggttgatatttcaatggattttgtgttgggtttgcctagaaccaaaaggggtaaagatagcatctttgttgtggttgatcgattttctaaaatggctcatttcattgcttgtcataaagttgatgatgctcctcatgttgcctctttgtttgttgaacatgtggtaaagttgcatggtattcccaaaaccattgtgagcgatagggatccaaaattccttagccacttttggaaagaattgtggggacgacttggtactaaattgttgttttctacctcttgtcacccacaaaccgatggccaaaccgaagttgtcaataggaccttgggttctatgcttagggccatggttaaaggaaaattaacatcttgggaagatcaattgcctttggttgaatttgcttacaatagagtcattcatagcactattggcatgtcaccttttgaagtcgtttatggttttaaccccctaacccctttagatctaaccccttta gattgggtttgggtacatttccgaaaggagaggtttcccaacaaaagaaagaccaagttgatgcctagaggagatggtccatttgaagtacttgaacgactcaatgataatgcatacaaaattgatcttccacccgaataccaagttcataacaccttcaatgtgtgtgatctctctcctatggtggtgcaagatgttgatcccttaaatttgaggacaaattctcttcaagaaggggagaatgatacaactcgaatggc